The Thamnophis elegans isolate rThaEle1 chromosome Z, rThaEle1.pri, whole genome shotgun sequence genome contains a region encoding:
- the NXPH1 gene encoding neurexophilin-1 has protein sequence MQPTYWYAVLLLQPVLYLVTCANLSSSGKSELLKAGSSKSILKHIWTESSKDLSISRLLSQTFRRKENETDLSMRYDAPETYSEQDLWEWLRNSTDLQEPRSRAKRRPIVKTGKFKKMFGWGDFHSNIKTVKLNLLITGKIVDHGNGTFSVYFRHNSTGQGNVSVSLVPPTKIVEFDLAQQTVIDAKDSKSFNCRIEYEKVDKATKNTLCNYDPSKTCYQEQTQSHVSWLCSKPFKVICIYISFYSTDYKLVQKVCPDYNYHSDTPYFPSG, from the coding sequence GTCACCTGTGCAAATTTAAGCAGTAGTGGCAAATCAGAACTTCTAAAAGCAGGCAGTTCCAAATCCATACTAAAGCACATATGGACAGAAAGCAGCAAAGACTTATCGATCAGCCGGCTGCTGTCACAGACTTTTcgcagaaaagaaaatgaaacagatTTGAGTATGCGGTATGATGCTCCTGAAACTTATTCGGAGCAAGATTTATGGGAGTGGCTGAGGAACTCCACGGATCTTCAAGAGCCTCGATCCAGAGCAAAGCGACGGCCCATTGTCAAGACTGGGAAGTTTAAGAAAATGTTTGGCTGGGGCGATTTTCATTCCAATATCAAGACAGTCAAGCTAAACCTATTGATAACTGGGAAAATAGTTGATCATGGCAACGGGACATTCAGTGTTTACTTTAGGCATAATTCAACTGGCCAAGGGAATGTATCAGTGAGCTTGGTGCCCCCAACCAAAATAGTAGAATTTGACTTGGCACAACAAACAGTGATTGATGCCAAAGATTCCAAGTCCTTCAACTGCCGCATTGAGTATGAAAAGGTTGACAAAGCCACCAAGAACACGCTCTGCAACTATGATCCTTCTAAAACATGTTACCAGGAGCAAACCCAAAGTCACGTCTCATGGCTCTGCTCCAAGCCCTTTAAAGTAATCTGTATTTACATTTCCTTTTATAGTACAGATTATAAACTAGTACAGAAAGTATGCCCAGATTACAACTACCATAGCGACACACCATACTTCCCTTCAGGTTGA